From one Lotus japonicus ecotype B-129 chromosome 3, LjGifu_v1.2 genomic stretch:
- the LOC130747496 gene encoding uncharacterized protein LOC130747496, producing the protein MDSTEALTDPVSLESRPGIFVIGSSNVGKRTLLSRLLSVDCEDAFDSDSQVNVHGWTINNKYYSADVSVWMAHLHEDFSVRDLPVFQRMTALVMVFDMNDLSSLTALQGWVSHTDIQNFEILLCIGNKVDLVPGHPAHAEYRRRLLKLEDSSANLDLEFSEYGISESEGTSLLGDEEPSWDIRKSCLEWCTENNIEFVEACASNADFDKCLSVDGDLQGVERLYGALSAHMWPGMILKSGDRISQPSFPEKEDLSSEESDYDQEYEVLSAGSADPWHDTEQEWVCATSSDAGGSAPQDNSNTGREHVDESKSKKELHTTTSCTDQDENDKEVVHNIVDSEGDVKEDDGECLELEDLEQLMSEIGNMRDGLRLMPDFQRREMAAKLAMKMASMFGGESDEEI; encoded by the exons ATGGATTCTACCGAAGCTCTAACTGATCCGGTCTCTCTGGAATCCCGACCCGGAATCTTCGTCATCGGATCCTCCAACGTCGGCAAACGCACCCTCCTATCCC GATTGCTCTCTGTTGATTGTGAAGATGCTTTTGATTCAGATTCTCAAGTAAATGTCCATGG GTGGACTATCAACAATAAGTACTATAGTGCTGATGTTTCTGTTTGGATGGCTCATCTTCATGAAGATTTTTCTGTTCGAGACCTGCCCGTGTTTCAACGAATGACTGCTTTGGTGATGGTTTTTGACATGAATGAT CTATCCTCCCTAACTGCACTACAAGGTTGGGTATCGCACACTGATATTCAAAACTTTGAGATATTACTATGTATTGGAAACAAAGTGGACCTGGTTCCTGGTCATCCAGCTCATGCTGAATACAGAAGACGTTTGCTGAAACTTGAAGACTCTTCTGCCAATCTTGATTTAGAATTCTCCGAGTATGGAATATCAGAAAGTGAAGGAACTAGCTTATTGGGGGATGAAGAGCCATCATGGGATATTCGAAAGTCTTGCTTGGAATGGTGCACTGAGAACAATATCGAGTTTGTTGAGGCTTGTGCTTCCAATGCTGATTTTGACAAAT GCTTATCTGTAGATGGTGATTTACAAGGAGTTGAACGTCTCTATGGTGCACTTTCTGCTCATATGTGGCCTGGAATGATATTAAAATCTGGTGATAGGATAAGTCAACCATCATTCCCTGAGAAAGAAG aTTTATCTTCAGAAGAATCTGATTATGATCAGGAGTACGAAGTTTTATCAGCTGGCTCAGCCGATCCCTGGCATGATACTGAACAAGAATGGGTTTGTGCAACTTCCTCAGATGCAGGAGGATCAGCTCCTCAAGACAATTCCAACACAGGTCGTGAACATGTGGATGAAAGTAAATCTAAAAAAGAGTTGCATACCACAACCTCATGCACTGATCAGGATGAGAATGACAAGGAAGTAGTGCACAATATTGTGGATTCTGAAGGGGATGTGAAGGAAGATGATGGTGAATGTCTTGAATTAGAGGATTTGGAACAGTTGATGTCTGAGATTGGAAATATGCGGGACGGCCTAAGATTGATGCCTGATTTTCAAAGAAGGGAAATGGCTGCAAAGCTGGCTATGAAAATGGCTTCCATGTTTGGGGGAGAGAGTGATGAGGAAATTTAG
- the LOC130747497 gene encoding uncharacterized protein LOC130747497, with the protein MEVSPSNSKTHNHARSNSLPSKPHPVILQCNEHLARLVGASDSISSSKVLCHKLSGLQDLHNCVEKLIQLPLTQEALIQEQQEKWVNELLDGSLRLLDTCSATKDGLLHTKECIRELQSIIRRRRGGEVDQLAGEAKKFLTSRKVVRKAIIKALENLKSNANKCSSSFSITTNKDYQTAASVNLLKEVEVITFCIFESLLNFISGTQSKRCSWSLVSKLMVNSKKMSQEVDVENEFTKVDTALQFFAFNKSNDDINDLQRKLERLGSCIQELEEGLESLFRRLIKIRVALLNILNH; encoded by the coding sequence ATGGAAGTTTCTCCATCAAACTCTAAAACTCACAACCATGCTCGTTCTAATAGCTTGCCTTCTAAGCCACACCCTGTAATTCTCCAATGCAATGAACACTTAGCCAGATTAGTAGGGGCTTCTGACTCCATTTCCTCCTCTAAAGTGTTATGTCACAAACTAAGTGGTCTTCAGGATTTACACAACTGTGTTGAGAAGTTGATTCAACTACCTCTAACACAAGAAGCACTTATCCAGGAACAACAAGAAAAATGggttaatgagctcttggaTGGTTCACTAAGGCTCCTAGATACATGTTCAGCTACCAAAGATGGACTATTGCACACAAAAGAGTGCATCCGTGAGCTACAATCGATTATAAGAAGACGAAGGGGTGGTGAAGTGGATCAACTCGCAGGAGAGGCTAAGAAATTCTTGACCTCAAGAAAAGTGGTGAGAAAGGCCATCATCAAAGCCTTGGAAAATTTGAAGAGTAATGCAAACAAATGCAGCAGCAGCTTCTCCATCACCACCAACAAAGACTACCAAACCGCAGCCTCGGTTAACTTGTTAAAAGAGGTTGAAGTGATAACTTTCTGCATATTTGAGTCACTGTTGAATTTCATTTCGGGAACACAATCAAAACGATGCAGCTGGTCTTTGGTTTCAAAGCTAATGGTGAACAGCAAAAAGATGTCACAAGAAGTGGATGTTGAGAACGAGTTTACAAAAGTGGACACTGCATTACAGTTCTTTGCATTCAACAAGTCAAATGATGACATCAATGACTTGCAAAGAaagttggaaagattaggatcCTGCATACAAGAGCTTGAAGAGGGACTTGAGTCACTGTTTAGGCGTTTAATTAAAATCAGAGTTGCACTTCTGAACATCCTCAATCACTAG
- the LOC130747498 gene encoding uncharacterized protein LOC130747498 — METITKSSLHIRCNSLPSAPHPLVSQFQEHLQRLKVSEASTTSLSSSSLSHKLNGSQDLHDYADKLLQLPTTQQTLAQECSDECVDDLLDGSLRLLDICNTAQDCLMRSKETMHEVQSVIRRKGTGAEFTIEGGKYLASRKNMKKAINKALGNLKGIKNDSSNNDNGTLSILKEAEAVTLKSLESLLLFISKAQSKKSRWSTISKMMQPTRVTCDSQDSDANEFVKVDAALQSLTCHKPLSVDSFQGHLENLEICIEDLEVGVEHLSRQLIRTRVSLLNIFSH; from the coding sequence ATGGAAACAATCACAAAGAGCTCTCTGCACATTCGGTGCAACAGTTTACCCTCTGCACCTCACCCACTTGTATCACAATTCCAGGAGCATTTGCAGAGATTGAAGGTTTCAGAAGCCTCCACAACTTCTTTGTCATCATCCTCATTAAGCCACAAATTAAATGGCTCGCAAGATTTGCATGACTATGCTGATAAGTTGCTCCAATTACCAACTACCCAACAAACCTTGGCACAAGAGTGTAGTGACGAGTGTGTTGACGACCTATTAGATGGGTCTCTGAGGCTTCTAGATATTTGTAATACAGCCCAAGATTGCCTCATGAGATCAAAGGAAACCATGCATGAGGTTCAGTCAGTTATTCGAAGGAAGGGAACTGGAGCTGAATTCACAATTGAGGGTGGAAAGTACTTGGCATCTAGGAAGAACATGAAGAAGGCAATTAACAAGGCCTTAGGTAATTTGAAAGGAATAAAAAACGATTCCTCAAACAATGACAATGGAACTTTGTCTATCTTAAAAGAAGCAGAAGCAGTCACTCTTAAATCGTTAGAATCATTGTTGTTGTTTATCTCCAAGGCACAATCAAAGAAAAGCAGATGGTCAACAATCTCAAAGATGATGCAGCCAACAAGAGTGACTTGTGACTCTCAAGATTCAGATGCAAATGAATTTGTAAAAGTGGATGCAGCCTTGCAATCTCTCACGTGTCACAAGCCTTTATCTGTTGATAGTTTTCAAGGCCATTTGGAAAATTTGGAGATTTGCATTGAGGATCTAGAAGTAGGTGTTGAGCACCTTTCAAGGCAACTCATTAGAACAAGAGTTTCTCTGCTTAACATCTTCAGCCACTAG